TTCGTTATTTTTCAAAGCAATACCATACCATTAGTAGATATTATATTTCCATTTCCTTGAGTAatagtgtattatatatatgttctgtTCTTTTTGATCTGGTGAGTTGTTGTTGCTACAGTTTTCGTATTGCTGACTGTTTTATCGTTATTTCTTAGGAATACTCGAAACTGGACATATTCAATATAGGTTTCAATTTAGTTTGCTATCCGTACTTTAACACATATCTTTAATCGTTTGTTACTCGTTCTTAATATCGAAAATGGTATTATAATTGTTCAAAGACATAGAACTAACATCGGACCAAAAGTCTCGGTAAGTTTCAATTGTATGTCTTGAGAAATAGCAATTACGCAATGATCggtatacaaaaaataaattaataaattagttaattaattaaaaaattcaaGATGAATTTTTTTCGGGTTTGAAATGGAGCATATACAGCTGGAAACAAGTAAACCAaagaaaaacatatatatgtagcttCTGATAAATGaaggtaaaaacaaaacaaaaacggaAAAGATGAAATGATGCTTGGCTATGGTTAATCCTTAATCATATATGACATGTGTTACATTAATCCTTGAGGAACATGTCCCGTCTTGTTTGTACAAGTATGTTTTTCCTTCTAAAAATGGCACGGGTACCATTTCGTGATAACTTAggaatagaaaaaatatattaaatacagtacCTTGTGTTGTACAGTTGACGTCACGTTCAAAAGTTGAGTTTCCAAATTTGTTTACAGCAAACACCACGAAGAAATACTGTGTACCTGCAGTAAGACCAGATATAGAAATGATGGCTGTTCGGTGTTGTCCTGGATCGGGGGTATCAAGTTGTCTGTCTATAACAAATATGCCTTGTGTTCGGATTCTTTTTCCGACCACAAATGTTTGGGTAGATCCTCCATCGAAAGCCGATTTCCAACTCAGAATAGCTTGGTCTGCGGAAGGACAAATAGCTATGCCTTCGTAAGGAGGGTTAGGTTTTcctggaaaaaaaacaacaaaaaaacaataatgtCGCCAGAGACCTCGTGGGGTAGGAGACGCCCTACAATGAAAGACGGTATGTCTTACCCGGACTGTTCGAACATATTAATGACAAACTCAAAGTTCCCAACCAACATAACTTATCAAGATTTACGGAATAGAAAATTGATCGTAATGAAAATGCATTTACTCTTATCATTAGGTTCAATTCAGTTTCCATGTTTGCTTGTGATACCTTTATACAGATATTATCAAGTAGGGCCAAATAACATGCATACATAATACGTGTAATggacatatgtacatgtacagggttataacatatatctaaatatgatgAAATAATCCCTTAGCTGACAGACGACATGATGACTGTTGATATCGTCTTTCTGCTTAAGAGAGGAAgacttgtttttttatcatattgatgtttttttatcatttctagtTATATGACTCATTTTGCTTTCTTAATTGGGTAAGAATTTTCCAAAGAATCATGGCATGATCATGTTAACTAGGATCCGTGTACACCTATTCTAACGTCACATGCACGATTCGGTAACCTTGGCAACAGGTAAGTACAACAACATATATTTGAGTCTTCACAAAAGAAAACTGCCGATAACCGTGCCGTAactaaaatagaaaaaatgGTAGACAATGCCACTGGAAATCTAGGTGTTGTAGCCCACAGTAACGGTAAATCAATAAGCTTCAAAATAATGcgaatatatacataattttacaatacatgtatattccagCTGAAAAATTATTTATCAGACGTTAAATTTCGAAATGAAAAGTAATATATAGCTTGGTCAATTATGTACGTTGAATTGAATAAGAATTCGTCTCGCAAAAAATGGAATTTGCAAAGGATGATGCAATACAGATTATATTTAAGATTGCAGCATGTGCTTGCAGTGTGGGCACTCTTGGCTTTATTTGTTTTTCCCTATATGGTGTAAAAATTCGATCCACGATACTATTACGTTTAAACTAAGTTACATGCGTGTAATAACCGTATATATATCATCGTTAATGAGACAAACCTCTTCAAATAATATCGTAAGTTCGAcgatttttttcaaatagtCTAATTGTTTTCCGGACAATATGCGGCTGTGATATTGACAGGGTAGGCtaaatatgaatgttttatGGTAGTCGTTAATAGCATACGCCATGTCAGTttggataaatatatttctatgtcGATTGACGTGTTTTCTATCAATGTCGTTTTCACAGTACACAGCACCTGCCATATAATTTTTAACGTTTTATACGCAGGCTTGTGGTTTGTGTTATCTATAAGTATGCTGTTGGTTTATACCCTTATGTTAGGTACAATGTACCTTTTCATGAAATGTCTATCAAAAAACTATCTAAAATTGATTATCTTGACTTATGCAATGCATCATATAAACCTTACCCTGTGCTTCCACTGAAAAGTTAATCCTTCCACTTCCCTGACTGTTTGTGGCTGTGACAATATATGTTCCGTATATGTCTTCGTGCATGTGTTTACGAATCCCCATCGACAATGCTGACAGGTTCATCCTATCAAATGCATTCCGTATGATGAAATTGTCTGTTCCGTTTTTAAGTTCAGTTGTGGTTTTATTAGCGACGTCTTGAAATGTCCACATGAAACTTGGTTCTGGATTAGCTAGGAACATTGCAGTAAGAGTCAGGTCATCTGAGGTAGTTAAACCAAACCTATGATTACCATTTACTCTGGGATCTTCACGTGGCTTACCTAAAATAGCAATTGATGAAATATgagttatatagataatattgCTAGAATTTAATACAATAAATCAGTGTTATTTGTGGCGTGATGGctatgtaaatatcaatatcctTTTGAATATATTCATCATAATCAAAATGCAATCCACATCCACTTTAGTACGATATGTTCTCATGTGCAGAAATCTCGTTAATGCTCCGTATATCTTGATGAACCAATAAACCAATTGCATGTTTTATCGTGACGCCCTTCCATTAACGGGGCATTGTAGAATTGATTGGAAATTAAATCTCTAGTTAATTTCAATGATGTACGGTAATTTCATATAACAACTcttaaatgaataaattgatGATGCATATCAATCAGCTATGTGTTTCTGCTTCATTAggtttatatatgatatatacacaaaacatcTTTGTCGTGTTTATGTGCGTGTGTGTacttttgtatgtgtgtttgttCTTAATTTCAATCACTCTTGTTAAATAAGcttaatatatagaggatattgaacggtttcccgtttaatataacatgtatttcacgagtatgacagaatatcgatattttcacgagtgcgaaatattctgtcatacaagtGAAACATATGTTTTATTCAACTGGAAACCATTcagttttcttttttattgcaAATGTAtgaactttaaaacaaaattaaaaacatggAAATATTAATAGAGTCAAATAAATACGGGAATAAGTAATGATGTCATCTCTTTATGACGTTCTTCCACGTCAACTTGGCGCCGCTATTtcgaaaggactgatcaacgcaagTTAGCAAAATAACGAATTGATCTATTTCCGCTTCGATTAGAAattggcaagtttcaacgaggtgaatacaaaggtccgctcgGATTTATCAAAAAcggaaaacatatatttttactgcgaagcttatattttcactgcaaaatattatattttcactgctcatcgctgcagtgacAATACAAGTTTTAGTAGTTtggtaaatttctatatttcactggtaaaactGCAATAAAGAGAAGATCTAAATGCATGGATTGTAGGGTCTTATTATAGGATAAAACCTTAGTATACCCGGAGAAAACACACACTGTCGGACTGTTGCTCACCCCTGCTGCTTCCACGAACAGATCTATTTCAGACAATGATTCAATTGGAGCATCTATTAGCATTGTTGGAAGCTTATAGTAGTGCATGTTGTGttatgaaaagaaaagaaaacaatttcagGTTGAAAGCAGGGTTTAACTTACACAGAACGTTGACCGGTATATCCCTGGTGACCGCTGTATCAGATACACTGTTTCTGACAAAACAGGTGTAGAGTCCGGTGTCCAGACAGTCAGCGTTAGTCAGGGTGTAGGTACTCTCCAGGACGTCTGGGGTGGTCAGTAGAACTGTGTTGTTGGCTTTGTAGAACCACTGTATTGTGGACGGGGGGAAACTCTCCACAGAACACACCAGAGATATGCTGCTACCTTCTGTCAGATTTCCGTCTCCCGTGTTAAAGTTAAGAAGCAATATGTTTGGAGGAACTTGAAAAAATGATACACAAATATCACTatcttttgatataaaattatatgtatACGGACATCGTGTGTATCATACCAATTTCGAACCAAATTAATGTAATCAAAATTATTGACTTGAGTGACGGTATATTAGCAAACTAATACacatacttacactgtacagtaacactgattATTATAatcgactccccgacaacattcccagttacttacactgtacagtaacactggtaattatagtcgactccccgacaacattcctagttacttacactgtacagtaacactggttattatagtcgactccccgacaacatccCCAGTTACTTaaactgtacagtaacattggATACTATAGTCGACTCCCCAACAACATTTTAagttacatacactgtacagtaacactggttattatagtggAATCCTCGACAACATTTCAAgatacttacactgtacagtaacactaaCTATTACCatcgactccccgacaacattaccagttacttacactgtataaTAACACTAGTTAGTATAGtaacttacactgtacagtaacattggATACTATAGTCGACTCCCAGACAACATTTCAggttacttacactgtatagtaacacCTGTTATTATAGTGGAATCCCCGAcaacactgtacactgtacagtaacactggttattatagtcgactccccgacaacattcccagttacttacactgtacagtaacactggctattatagtcgactccccgacaacattcctagttacttacactgtacagtaacactggttgtAATAGTCGtatccccgacaacattcctagttatttacactgtacagtaacactggttattatagtcgactccccgacaacattcctagttacttacactgtacagtaacactggttattatagtcgactccttgacaacattcccagttacttacactatacagtaacactggttagtatagtcgactccccgacaacattcctagttacttacactgtacagtaacactggttataatagtcgactccccgacaacattcccagttacttacactgtacagtaacactggttagtatagtcgactccccgacaacattcccagttacttacactatacagtaacacttgTTATTACAGTCGACTCCTTGACAAAATTCCTAGTtaattacactgtacagtaacactggttattatagtcgactgcccgacaacattcccagttacttacactgtacagtaacactgattATTATAGTGGAATCCCCGAcaacactgtacactgtacagtaacactggttataatagtcgactccccgacaacattcctagttacttacactgtacagtagcACTGGTTAtcatagtcgactccccgacaacattcctagttatttacactgtacagtaacacttgttattatagtcgactccccgacaacattcttagttacttacactgtacattgaCACTTGTTATTATTGCAGACTCctcgacaacattcctagttacttacactgtatagtaacactagttattatagtcgactccccgacaataTTCCCAGTtaattacactgtacagtaacactggttatcaTAGTGGAATCCAAGACAACATTTCAAGttacgtacactgtacagtaacactgactATTACAGTCGattccccgacaacattcccagttacttacactgtacagtaacactggttattatagtcgactccccgacaacattcccaggttacttacactgtacagtaacactggttattatagtcgactccccgacaacatttcAGGTTACTGACACTGTATAGTAACACCTGTTATTATAGTGGAATCCCCGAcaacactgtacactgtacagtaacactggtgattatagtcgactccccgacaacattcccagttacttacactgtacagtaacactggctattatagtcgactccacgacaacattcctagttacttacactgtacagtaacactggtaatcatagtcgactccccgacaacattcctagtcatttacactgtacagtaacactggttattacagtcgactccccgacaacattcctagttaattacactgtacagtaacactgactattacagtcgactccccgacaacattcccagttacttacactgtacagtaacattggTTACTAAAGTCGACCCCcaacaacattcccagttacgtacactgtacagtaacactggttattatagccgattccccgacaacattcctagttacttacactgtacagtaacactggttattatagtcgactccccgacaacattcctagttatttacaatgtacagtaacaCTTGTTATTATAGTCCACTCCCCGACAACAgtcctagttacttacactgtacattgaCACTTGTTATTATAGCCGACTCctcgacaacattcctagttacttacactgtacagtaacactggttattatagtcgcctcccgacaacattcccagttaattacactgtacagtaacactggttattatagtggAATCCCCGACAACATTTcaagttacttacactgtacagtaacactgactattacagtcgactccccgacaacattcccagttacgtacactgtacagtaacactggttattatagtcgactccccgacaacattcctagttacttacactgtacagtaacactggttattatagtcaactccccgacaacattcctaggtacttacactgtacagtaacactggttactATAAGTTACTTACACTTACAGTAACACTGTTATaatagttacttacactgtacagtaacactggttattatagtcgactccccgacaaacattcctagttacttataCTGTATAGTACACCTGGTTATTATAGTCAAatcccgacaacattcctaggtACTTACACggacagtaacactggttattacgAGTTACTTACACGTACAGTAACAACTGGTTATtcatagtcgactccccgacaacattcccagttacttacactgtacagtaacactggtttattatagtcgactccccgacaacattcctagttacttacactgtacattgaCACTTGTTATTATTCCAGACTCctcgacaacattcctagttacttacactgtatagtaacactagttattatagtcgactccccgacaacattcccagttaattacactgtacagtaacactggttatcaTAGTGGAATCCCCGACAACATTTCAAGttacgtacactgtacagtaacactgactATTACAGTCGActcccgacaacattcccagttacttacactgtacagcaATGGTaattattatagtcgactccccgacaacattcccagttacttacactgtacagtaacactggttattatagtcgactccccgacaacatttcAGGTTACTGACACTGTATAGTAACACCTGTTATTATAGTGGAATCCCCGAcaacactgtacactgtacagtaacactggtgattatagtcgactccccgacaacattcccagttacttacactgaacagtaacactggttattatagtcgactcccctacaacattcccagttacttagACTGTagagtaacactggttattatagtcgactccccgacaacatttcaggttactgacactgtatagtaacacctgttattatagtcgactccccgacaacattcccagttacttacactgtacagtaacactggctattatagtcgactccccgacaacattcctagttacttacactgtacagtaacactggttataatagttacttacactgtacagtaacactggttattatagtcgactccccgacaacattcctagttacttacactgtacagtaacactggttattatagtcaactccccgacaacattcctaggtacttacactgtacagtaacactggttattatagttacttacactgtacagtaacactggttattatagtcgactccccgacaacattcccagttacttacactgtacagtaacactggttattatagccGACTCCCggacaacattcctagttacttacactgtacagtaacactgattattatagtcgactccccgataactttcccagttacttacactgtacagtaacacttgttattatagtcgactccttGACAACATCCtaagttacttacactgtacagtaacacaagTTATTATAGTCGtctccccgacaacattcccagttacttacactgtacagtaacactggctattatagtcgactccccaacaacattcctagttatttacactgtacagtaacactggttataatagtcgactccccgacaacattcccagttacttacactgtacagtaacactggttattatagtcgactccccgacaacattcccagttacttacactgtacagtaacactggctattatagtcgactccccaacaacattcctagttacttaacactgtacagtaacactggttattatagtcgactccccaacaacattcctagttacttacactgtacagtaacactggctattatagtcgactccccaacaacattcctagttacttacactgtacagtaacactggttataatagtcgactccccgacaacattcctaggtacttacactgtacagtaacactggttattatagtcgactccccgacaacattcccagttacttacactgtacagtaacactggctattatagtcgactccccaacaacattcctagttacttaacactgtacagtaacactggttattatagtcgactccccaacaacattcctagttacttacactgtacagtaacactggctattatagtcgactccccaacaacattcctagttacttacactgtacagtaacactggttataatagtcgactccccgacaacattcctaggtacttacactgtacagtaacactggttagtatagtcgactccccgacaacattcctagttacttacactgtacagtaacactggttattatagtcgactccccaacaacattcctagttacttacactgtacagtaacactggctattatagtcgactccccaacaacattcctagttacttacactgtacagtaacactggttataatagtcgactccccgacaacattcctagttatttacactgtacagtaacactggttattatagttgactccccgacaacattcccagttacttacactgtacagtaacacttgttattataaccgattccccgacaacattcctagttacttacactgtacagtaacactggttttcatagtcgactccccgacaacattcctagttatttacactgtacattgacACTTGTTGTTATAGCCGACTCctcgacaacattcctagttacttacactgtacagtaacactggttattatagtcgactccccgacaacattccctgTTAATTACACTGTAcggtaacactggttattatagtggAATCCCTGACAACATTTCAAGttacgtacactgtacagtaacactgactATTATAatcgactccccgacaacattcccagttacttacactgtacagtaacattggTTACTAAAGTCGACCCCCcaacaacattcccagttacgtacactgtacagtaacactggttattatagtcgactccccgacaacattcctagttacttacactgtacagtaacactggttattagaGTCAACTCCCCGACAGCATTCCTAggtacttacactgtacagtaacactggttactATAGTCGACTCCTTGACAACATTTCTAggtacttacactgtacagtaacactggttattatagtcgactccttGACAACATTCtaagttacttacactgtacagtaacactggttattatagtaacttacactgtacagtaacactggttattatagtcgactccccgacaacatttcAGGTTACTGACACTGTATAGTAACACCTGTTATTATAGTGGAATCCCCGAcaatactgtacactgtacggtaacactggttattatagtcgactccccgacaacattcccagttacttacactgtacagtaacactggctattatagtcgactccccgacaacattcctagttacttacactgtacagtaacactggttataatagtcgactccccgacaacattcctagttacgtacactgtacagtaacacttgttattataacCGATTCCCCGACAatattcctagttacttacactgtacagtaacactggctattatagtcgactccccgacaacattcctagttacttacactgtacagtaacactggttataatagtcgactccccgacaacattcctagttacgtacactgtacagtaacacttgtTATTATAGCCGATtgcccgacaacattcctagttacttacactgtacagtaacactggttttcatagtcgactccccgacaacattcctagttatttacactgtacattgacACTTGTTATTATAGCCGACTCCttgacaacattcctagttacttacactgtacagt
This genomic stretch from Pecten maximus chromosome 13, xPecMax1.1, whole genome shotgun sequence harbors:
- the LOC117340568 gene encoding titin-like, with the protein product MFLANPEPSFMWTFQDVANKTTTELKNGTDNFIIRNAFDRMNLSALSMGIRKHMHEDIYGTYIVTATNSQGSGRINFSVEAQGKPNPPYEGIAICPSADQAILSWKSAFDGGSTQTFVVGKRIRTQGIFVIDRQLDTPDPGQHRTAIISISGLTAGTQYFFVVFAVNKFGNSTFERDVNCTTQGTVFNIFFLFLSYHEMVPVPFLEGKTYLYKQDGTCSSRINVTHVIYD